The window GATCTGGGCCACGGTGGTGCCGGTGGCCCCTTCCTTGAGGATGCGGAACTCCAGCACCGCTCGCTGGCCGATGAGCTTGAGCGCCCGGTCCTGGTCCGCCTGGGAGAGCCCGGGCAGCTCCACCACGATGCGCTTCTGGCCCTGGATCTGGATGAGGGGTTCCGCCACCCCCAGGGCGTTGATGCGGTTTTCCAGAACGGTGCGGGCCTTTTCCAGGTCATCGGGGGTGGGGTTCTCCACATCCGCTTCCAGGACGATGCGCAAGCCCCCTTTGAGGTCCAGACCTAGCTTGATCTTGGGTTCGCTTGGGGCCCAAGGCTTCCAGACGAAGAGCAAGGAAAGGAGAAAGAGGGATAGGAGGAAAAGTCCGTTAAGTAGCTTGCGGTTCATGCCCACTCCTTTGGCATACGTCAAGGCTCCTATAGCCGGGGGAAGGCCGGAAGACCCCCTAGGCTTGGCGCCCCCTTCCCGTAAGGCGCCAAGGGCGGGGGGAGGGCCTTAGCCGCCTTCTAGCTGGAGTTTCCGATAGAGGAGGTAAAGCCCGGGTTGGGGTAGGGTCTCCCGTAGGGCGGGAAGCGGGCTATTCCTAGGCCGGGGCGGCCGGGGCAGGGTGGGCCGGCTTACGCTCCCCCAAAGGGGCGGCGCAAAGCTCCCGCCCCGGTCTTCCTTTAACACGAGGGTGGGGCCTTTAGCCAGAAGCCCCGCCTCCCCCTTGCCCGGGGAAGGGGAGAGGGCGAACCCCGGCAAGAGGAGGCCTAGGGCGGCCAGAAGCCTCAGGCCCCGCATGGCCTTTAGGCGGGCACCTCCACCATCTGGAAGGCTTCTATGATGTCCCCTTCCTGGAAGTCGTCAAAGCCCTCGAGGCCAATCCCGCACTCGTACCCCTGGGCCACCTCCCGCACGTCCTCCTTGAAGCGCTTGAGGCTGGCGATGCGGCCTTTCCAGATCTCCTGCCCCTTGCGCAGGACCCTCACCTCGGCGTTCCGGGGGATCTTGCCCTGGGTCACCATGCACCCCGCCACCTGCTTGCCCGTGGGCAGGCGGAAGACGGCGCGCACCTCGGCCCGGCCCAGGATCTCCTCCTTGTACTGGGGCTCCTTCTGCCCCTTGACCATGGCCCGCACCTCGTCAATAAGGTCGTAGATGATGCGGAAGGTCTTGAGGAGCACGCCCTTCTGCTCCGCCGCCTTCTTCACCGAGCCTGGGGGGTTCACGCCGAAGGCCAGGATGGCGGCCCCCGCCGTCTGGGCCAGGAGGACGTCCGACTCCGTGGGGGCGCCCACCTGGGCCAGGAGGACGTTGATGCCCACCTCCTCGGTGCTCTCCTTGGCCAGGATGTGCTGGATAGCTTCCAAGGAGCCTTGGGTGTCCGCCCGCAGGATGAGGTTCACCTCCTTCTTGCCCTCCTCCTGCAAGGCCCGCAGGAGGTCGGCCATGGTCTTGGGGCGGCGCTCCTTTTCCGCCTCTTCCCGGGCGCGGCGCTCCTCCTTCCGCTCCTCGGCGATCTCCTTGGCAGCCTCGAGGTCCGGCACCCACTCCACCACATCCCCGGCGTGGGGGAGTTCTTGGAAGCCCAGGACCTGGACGGCGCTCCCCGGCCCCGCTTCCTTGCGCTGGTTCCCGTCGGCGTCCAGCATGGCCCGGATGCGCCCGTAGACCTCCCCGGCCACCACGTAGTCCCCCACGCGGAAGGTGCCTTCCTGCACCAGCATGTTGGCGATGATCCCCGCCTGCTTGTCCAGCTTGGACTCCAGGATCACCCCCCGGGGCTCGGCG is drawn from Thermus hydrothermalis and contains these coding sequences:
- the infB gene encoding translation initiation factor IF-2; translated protein: MAKVRIYQLAKELGMENEELLELLDQMGVPYKSHASTLSEEDAEAVRELVREQRGLQEKLAEEERRKSLPKRPPVVVIMGHVDHGKTTLLDYLRKSRIAEKEAGGITQHVGAFEVKTPQGTVVFIDTPGHEAFTTIRQRGAKVADIAVIVIAADDGVMPQTEEAIAHAKAAGAKIIFALNKMDLPQADPEKVKRQLMERGFVPEEYGGDAIIVPISAKTGQGVQDLLEMILLIAELEDYRADPNAEPRGVILESKLDKQAGIIANMLVQEGTFRVGDYVVAGEVYGRIRAMLDADGNQRKEAGPGSAVQVLGFQELPHAGDVVEWVPDLEAAKEIAEERKEERRAREEAEKERRPKTMADLLRALQEEGKKEVNLILRADTQGSLEAIQHILAKESTEEVGINVLLAQVGAPTESDVLLAQTAGAAILAFGVNPPGSVKKAAEQKGVLLKTFRIIYDLIDEVRAMVKGQKEPQYKEEILGRAEVRAVFRLPTGKQVAGCMVTQGKIPRNAEVRVLRKGQEIWKGRIASLKRFKEDVREVAQGYECGIGLEGFDDFQEGDIIEAFQMVEVPA